One Flavobacteriales bacterium genomic window, CAACGGTTTCAGGATCAATGCCTCTTTCAAAACGGAAAGATGCGTCTGTGCTCAATCCATGTCGTTTGGCCGTTTTCCGGATGGAAACTGGATTGAAATAGGCACTTTCCAAGAACACGTTCTTCGTGTTCTCTGTCACACCTGAATTCAAACCACCGAAAACTCCGGCAATGCACATGCCATCACTGGCGTTGCAGATCATCAGATCACCATCATTCAGCTTTCGCTCCACTTCATCCAGCGTGGTGAATTCCTCAGCCGATTTTGCTGTTCGCACAATCACCTTCTGGTCTTTGATCTTGTCTGCATCAAAGGCGTGCAGCGGCTGGCCAAGTTCATGCAATACGAAATTGGTGACATCCACTACATTATTAATAGGTCGTGAACCGATGGCTTTCAATCTATTCTGTAACCAAGCAGGCGATGGTTTTACTTCAATTCCTTGGATATAAAGTCCTACGTAACGCGGACATGCTTCCAGATCTTGAACATCAATCGTTATCGGATTTTCCTTCAGATCGGCAGAATAGCCCATCACATCCGGCCACTCCAGTTTCAAGTTTTCATGTCCTCCTTTTATCTCGCGGATAACTGCCCGTAGGTCGCGTGCTACGCCAATGTGGCTCATGGCATCAGCACGATTCGGAGTGAGGCCGATTTCCAAAACGAAATCATTCTCCACATCAAAATATTCCGAAGCTGGCGTTCCAACCTTCACATCTGCAGGCAGAACCATGATGCCATCATGACCTTGACCCAAACCAATTTCATCTTCGGCACAGATCATTCCTTCAGAAACCTGCCCTCTGATCTTCGATTTCTTAATCTCGAAGGGTTCACCTTCCGAAGGGTAAAGTTTGGCGCCAACAATTGCAACCACCACTTTCTGCCCCACTTCCACGTTCGGGGCTCCACAAACGATGTCCAACAGTTCACCCGAACCGATATTCACCTTCGTACAGTTCAAACGGTCGGCATCCGGATGCTTTTCCTTGCTCACCACCTCGCCTAGTACCAATCCTTCCAAACCTCCATTGATGGACGTAAAAGGAATGACCTTTTCCACTTCCAGACCACTGCCAGTAAGCAGTGCTGCAGCTTCGTTCACATCAAGATCAACAGGCAAGTATTGGCGAAGCCAATTGTAAGAAATGTTCATTCTAATAAGTTTGGGTCGCGAATTTAAGCTTTGTGCCGTTCTAAAAGAGAAAGACTAGGCATCGCTCAGCAGACATGTATCTTATTTGGTTGGCAAACTGATGTGGCCAGAGCTGCTATCTCGTTCTGCTCCTGTTACACTTTTCAAGACATTGATTTCGCCATGGTATTTCAAAACGCCCAGAAATGCGAAGATCAGTGCTTCTTTAAAGTCAATTATTTCAGATTCAGGAATTACAACATTTGTATTTGAAAGTGCGCTGATCCGTTCCATCAGGAACGTGTTTTTTGCACCTCCGCCCGTCACCAAAACACTTCCACCAGCAGCATGTGCATTTATAACCGAACTGATCTGCTGAGCAGCGTGTTCCACAACGGTTCTCAACTTAGTCTCTATCGATTTTTCAGAACGCTGAATGATCGGTAAAAACGCTTGTTCCAACCACTCGCGCGATAAGGAAGGTCGGTTCATCTGAGAATAAACTGGGAGTTGATTCAGATCAGCCAACAGTTGTTCATCCTCATTCCCAGATCTCGCAAGTTCTCCAGCCAGGTCGTATGGTTTTCCTAATACATTGGCTAATGGATTCAAAGCAATGTTCACTGGGCAAATATCAAAAGCGCGCCTAGTGTCGCCCATCCTGTAACTGATATTTGAAAATCCACCCAAATTCAAACACATGTCAAATTCAGAAAATAAGAGCTCATCTCCCATCGGAACCAATGGAGCGCCTTGCCCACCCAACGAAACATCCAATGTTCGGAAATCCGAAATCGTTGTGTTTCCTGTACAATTGGCAATTTCATCTCCACTTCCAATCTGCAATGTGTACCTATTTGCAGGGTCATGGAAAACCGTGTGCCCATGCGAGCAAATAAGATCTGGATCAGCCAAATGGAACTTCGTCAAAAAGGCACAAACGTGTTGGCCGATGTACTTTCCGAAAACAATATTCAGTTCTGCGAGGTCGACAGGAGCAAGAGTGTGTGCGTTCCCGAGCTTAGCGCGCCATTCAGAATCATACTCGATACATTCGGTTGCGCTGATCTTGAAACTCCAATTTCCATCGAAATTGAACTCAACGAAACACAGATCAAGCCCATCGAGTGATGTGCCCGACATGATACCAACGGCCAATGTTCTGTGCGGAGTCAAAGTGTGGTGTAACGTTAATGAATTTTAGGATGAATAAAGTACATTTGCCGCTCACCAAAGCACCATTTTAAGATGAAAATCGAGCTGAACGAGGAACACCTGATGATACAGAAAGCGGCACGCGACTTTGCCCAAACTGAGTTATTACCCGGTGTGATAGAACGCGACAGTAAAATGGAGTTCCCTTACGAACAGGTTAAAAAAATGGGCGAACTGGGTTTTCTCGGTTTGATGGTTGACCCGAAGTATGGCGGAAGTGGAATGGATACCATTTCGTACGTCCTTGCCATGGAAGAGATTTCTAAAGTGGACAATTCGGCTTCTGTTTGCATGTCGGTAAACAACTCGTTGGTGTGCTGGGGATTGGAGAAATATGGAACCGAGGAACAAAAACAGAAATACCTGGTGCCATTGGCTACTGGAGAAGTAATAGGTGCATTCGCACTTTCGGAACCAGAAGCGGGTTCAGATGCTACTTCTCAGCAGACTACGGCTATCGACATGGGTGATCATTACCTGCTGAACGGAACCAAAAACTGGATCACCAATGGTGGAAACGCTTCAACGTATTTGGTAATTGCACAGACAGATGTTGAGAAAGGCCACCGCGGCATCAATGTCTTGATTGTTGAGAAAGGCATGGAAGGTTTCACCGTTGGAGCAAAAGAAGATAAACTCGGAATCCGTTCTTCAGACACGCATTCCTTGATGTTCCAAGATGTGAAAGTTCCGAAAGAGAACAGAATAGGTGAGGATGGATTTGGGTTCAAATTCGCGATGATGACGCTTTCTGGAGGAAGAATTGGTATTGCAGCACAAGCACTTGGAATTGCAAGTGGCGCGTATGAGTTGGCGTTGGCCTATTCTAAAGAGCGTAAAGCTTTCGGAAAAACAATCAATCAACATCAGATCAT contains:
- a CDS encoding anhydro-N-acetylmuramic acid kinase, producing MSGTSLDGLDLCFVEFNFDGNWSFKISATECIEYDSEWRAKLGNAHTLAPVDLAELNIVFGKYIGQHVCAFLTKFHLADPDLICSHGHTVFHDPANRYTLQIGSGDEIANCTGNTTISDFRTLDVSLGGQGAPLVPMGDELLFSEFDMCLNLGGFSNISYRMGDTRRAFDICPVNIALNPLANVLGKPYDLAGELARSGNEDEQLLADLNQLPVYSQMNRPSLSREWLEQAFLPIIQRSEKSIETKLRTVVEHAAQQISSVINAHAAGGSVLVTGGGAKNTFLMERISALSNTNVVIPESEIIDFKEALIFAFLGVLKYHGEINVLKSVTGAERDSSSGHISLPTK
- a CDS encoding acyl-CoA dehydrogenase; protein product: MKIELNEEHLMIQKAARDFAQTELLPGVIERDSKMEFPYEQVKKMGELGFLGLMVDPKYGGSGMDTISYVLAMEEISKVDNSASVCMSVNNSLVCWGLEKYGTEEQKQKYLVPLATGEVIGAFALSEPEAGSDATSQQTTAIDMGDHYLLNGTKNWITNGGNASTYLVIAQTDVEKGHRGINVLIVEKGMEGFTVGAKEDKLGIRSSDTHSLMFQDVKVPKENRIGEDGFGFKFAMMTLSGGRIGIAAQALGIASGAYELALAYSKERKAFGKTINQHQIIQFKLADMATEIEAARLLIYKSAWHKDQGMNYDVSSSMAKLFASKVAMDTTVEAVQIHGGYGYVKEYHVERLMRDAKITQIYEGTSEVQKIVISRAVTKD